Below is a window of Chitinivorax tropicus DNA.
GATCATCATTTCAGCGTTCATCGGTGAATTCGTGATCAAGCTGTTTGGTATCAGCATGGCCAGCTTCCGGACAGGTGGCGGCATCCTGCTGCTGCTATTATCGATTTCGATGCTGAATGCACAGCTGGCCCCCTCCCGCCAAACCCCAGAGGAAACCGATGAAGCCGAGCACAAGCACAGCATCGGCGTGGTGCCCTTGGCCATTCCGCTGCTGACCGGGCCTGGCGCAATCAGCACGGTCATCATCTATACCGACCGCATCCGCCACTGGTGGGAGTACTCCTATATGGTTGGCGCAGGCGTGGTGATCGGGCTGATCACCTTTGCTGCGCTCAATCTGGCCGACCCGATCAGCCGATTGGTCGGCAAGACAGGCATCAATATCTCCACCCGACTGATGGGCCTGTTGCTGTCCGCCGTCGGTATTGAATTCATCTGCG
It encodes the following:
- a CDS encoding YchE family NAAT transporter, whose amino-acid sequence is MEFLKAFISLLVLINPIGAIPLFISLTHAQSRVEKKRTIRVAAIAVALVIIISAFIGEFVIKLFGISMASFRTGGGILLLLLSISMLNAQLAPSRQTPEETDEAEHKHSIGVVPLAIPLLTGPGAISTVIIYTDRIRHWWEYSYMVGAGVVIGLITFAALNLADPISRLVGKTGINISTRLMGLLLSAVGIEFICAGLVELLPGLAK